One Setaria italica strain Yugu1 chromosome II, Setaria_italica_v2.0, whole genome shotgun sequence DNA segment encodes these proteins:
- the LOC101764263 gene encoding probable protein phosphatase 2C 70 isoform X1 has translation MGVYLSTPKTDKASADGENDRVRFGLSSMQGWRTTMEDAHAALPDLDDCTSFFGVYDGHGGKAVSKFCARHLHKQVLINEANSSGDLPASVYKAFLRMDEMMKGQRGWRELTELGDKGNKISGMLEGIIWSPKGGDAEDLGGGWGTEEGPNSNFPGPTSGSTACVAVIRNDQLIVANAGDSRCVISRKGQAYNLSTDHKPDLEGEKERILNAGGFVVAGRVNGSLNLSRAIGDMELKQNEVLPAEKQIVTAEPELKTVKLSEDDEFIVLACDGIWDCMSSQEVVDFVHKHLETEDKLSDVCEKLLNHCVAPTSGGEGCDNMTVIIVQFKKPLSSAATSSTEKSAATAEEMRPNELNGPDDPLK, from the exons ATGGGGGTGTACCTCAGCACGCCCAAGACCGACAAGGCCTCCGCCGATGGAGAGAACGACCGCGTCCGCTTTGGCCTCTCCTCCATGCAGGGGTGGCGGACCACCATGGAGGACGCG CACGCTGCTTTGCCAGACCTTGATGACTGCACTTCCTTTTTTGGTGTTTATGATGGCCATGGAG GAAAAGCTGTATCTAAATTCTGCGCAAGGCATTTGCATAAACAAGTTCTCATAAATGAAGCAAACTCATCGGGTGATCTACCCGCTTCTGTCTATAAAGCTTTCTTAAG AATGGATGAGATGATGAAAGGTCAGAGGGGGTGGAGAGAATTGACTGAGCTGGGTGATAAGGGGAACAAGATTTCGGGTATGCTAGAGGGCATAATATGGTCTCCCAAGGGTGGAGATGCAGAAGATCTAGGGGGCGGATGGGGCACTGAGGAG GGTCCAAATTCAAATTTTCCTGGACCAACATCTGGAAGCACAGCTTGTGTGGCTGTCATAAGAAATGATCAACTCATTGTTGCAAATGCTGGGGATTCCCGGTGTGTTATCTCACGGAAGGGTCAG GCTTACAATTTGTCAACAGATCACAAGCCAGATCTTGAGGGAGAAAAGGAGAGGATTTTGAATGCCGGTGGATTTGTTGTTGCTGGGCGGGTCAATGGAAGTTTGAACTTGTCAAGGGCAATAG GTGACATGGAACTGAAGCAAAATGAGGTTTTACCAGCTGAGAAACAGATCGTGACTGCTGAACCTGAGTTGAAAACG GTGAAGCTTTCTGAAGATGATGAATTCATTGTTTTAGCATGTGATGGCATATG GGACTGCATGTCAAGTCAAGAAGTGGTTGATTTTGTACATAAACACTTAGAAACT GAGGATAAGCTATCTGATGTCTGTGAGAAGTTGCTCAACCACTGCGTGGCACCTACATCTGGTGGCGAAGGATGCGATAACATGACCGTTATCATTGTTCAGTTTAAGAAGCCACTTTCTTCAGCTGCTACTTCTAGCACCGAGAAGTCTGCAGCTACTGCAGAAGAGATGCGGCCAAA CGAGCTCAATGGCCCTGACGACCCCCTGAAGTAG
- the LOC101764263 gene encoding probable protein phosphatase 2C 70 isoform X2, whose translation MGVYLSTPKTDKASADGENDRVRFGLSSMQGWRTTMEDAHAALPDLDDCTSFFGVYDGHGGKAVSKFCARHLHKQVLINEANSSGDLPASVYKAFLRMDEMMKGQRGWRELTELGDKGNKISGMLEGIIWSPKGGDAEDLGGGWGTEEGPNSNFPGPTSGSTACVAVIRNDQLIVANAGDSRCVISRKGQAYNLSTDHKPDLEGEKERILNAGGFVVAGRVNGSLNLSRAIGDMELKQNEVLPAEKQIVTAEPELKTVKLSEDDEFIVLACDGIWDCMSSQEVVDFVHKHLETEDKLSDVCEKLLNHCVAPTSGGEGCDNMTVIIVQFKKPLSSAATSSTEKSAATAEEMRPKI comes from the exons ATGGGGGTGTACCTCAGCACGCCCAAGACCGACAAGGCCTCCGCCGATGGAGAGAACGACCGCGTCCGCTTTGGCCTCTCCTCCATGCAGGGGTGGCGGACCACCATGGAGGACGCG CACGCTGCTTTGCCAGACCTTGATGACTGCACTTCCTTTTTTGGTGTTTATGATGGCCATGGAG GAAAAGCTGTATCTAAATTCTGCGCAAGGCATTTGCATAAACAAGTTCTCATAAATGAAGCAAACTCATCGGGTGATCTACCCGCTTCTGTCTATAAAGCTTTCTTAAG AATGGATGAGATGATGAAAGGTCAGAGGGGGTGGAGAGAATTGACTGAGCTGGGTGATAAGGGGAACAAGATTTCGGGTATGCTAGAGGGCATAATATGGTCTCCCAAGGGTGGAGATGCAGAAGATCTAGGGGGCGGATGGGGCACTGAGGAG GGTCCAAATTCAAATTTTCCTGGACCAACATCTGGAAGCACAGCTTGTGTGGCTGTCATAAGAAATGATCAACTCATTGTTGCAAATGCTGGGGATTCCCGGTGTGTTATCTCACGGAAGGGTCAG GCTTACAATTTGTCAACAGATCACAAGCCAGATCTTGAGGGAGAAAAGGAGAGGATTTTGAATGCCGGTGGATTTGTTGTTGCTGGGCGGGTCAATGGAAGTTTGAACTTGTCAAGGGCAATAG GTGACATGGAACTGAAGCAAAATGAGGTTTTACCAGCTGAGAAACAGATCGTGACTGCTGAACCTGAGTTGAAAACG GTGAAGCTTTCTGAAGATGATGAATTCATTGTTTTAGCATGTGATGGCATATG GGACTGCATGTCAAGTCAAGAAGTGGTTGATTTTGTACATAAACACTTAGAAACT GAGGATAAGCTATCTGATGTCTGTGAGAAGTTGCTCAACCACTGCGTGGCACCTACATCTGGTGGCGAAGGATGCGATAACATGACCGTTATCATTGTTCAGTTTAAGAAGCCACTTTCTTCAGCTGCTACTTCTAGCACCGAGAAGTCTGCAGCTACTGCAGAAGAGATGCGGCCAAA AATTTGA
- the LOC101763457 gene encoding cytochrome b561, DM13 and DOMON domain-containing protein At5g54830: MAADPLLPLLAGALLLLVATPAAGAAASCPHTNLTANFSADLTMLQHQLRGTVRLAANGTCALELARFDLLAASPSARFWAADGPSMADLAAGRAFSPLPLNRTFRNASLELPFARPLPRLLALYDPDTSSDFGHVFLPNGTGPELGTSAAVAAERAPTMFDNCIPLSETETYRLRWTLNASAGTVDIGLEAAIGSEYYMAFGWADPKANSPAMIHADVVVAGFTEEGTPFAEDYYISDYTECTLGKDDSPVSGVCPDKVYEDGKNDSILVYGHRRDGVSFVRYVRKLDSEDAKYDVPVGAAEEMDVLWAFGKLRPPDTLRQHYLPQSHGGPRDTTYGFVRLNLSETVDTCLGPLDADNKEDQERIIADRKTPLVVTSAPAVRYPNPPNPDKVLYINKKEAPLLKVERGVPVKFSVQAGHDVALYITSDPIGGNATLRNKTEVIYAGGPNAHGVLATPKVLVWLPDRNTPDLVYYQSLYEQKMGWKVQVVDGGLSDMYNNSVLLDDQQVTLFWSLSPDSISIAARGEKKSGYLAIGFGSGMVNSYAYVAWVGNDGVGRVKSYWIDGKSAAGIHPTSENITFVRCKSENGIITFEFTRPLKPSCTGKVECKNIIDPTTPLKVVWAMGASWSGDDLTDSNMHSVTSSRPIRVLLLRGSAEAEQDLRPVLAVHGFMMFVAWGILLPGGIMAARYLKSLKGDGWYQIHVYLQYSGIAIMFLGVLFAAAELRGFFVSSVHVKFGVLALLLAVLQPLNAKFRPSKPANGEVPSRNRILWEYLHVITGRSAIIVGIVALFTGMKHLGHRYDSENVEELTWALMLWVLSVIVIVLSLEYKEVKRMSSNRSVRGHWVLGNTEEDDSVDLLHPDGTARNSDSSTSGVMEVQLEPLNR, translated from the coding sequence atggcggccgatCCCCTGCTCCCGCTCCTCGCGGGCGCGCTGCTACTGCTAGTCGCCACCCCGGCCGCGGGGGCCGCCGCGTCGTGCCCGCACACCAACCTGACGGCCAACTTCTCCGCCGACCTCACCATGCTGCAGCACCAGCTCCGCGGCACGGTGCGTCTGGCCGCCAACGGCACCTGCGCGCTCGAGCTCGCCCGCTTcgacctcctcgccgcctccccctccgcgcGCTTCTGGGCCGCCGACGGGCCCTCCAtggccgacctcgccgccggccgcgccttctCGCCGCTCCCGCTCAACCGCACCTTCCGGAACGCCTCCCTCGAGCTCCCCTTCGCCCGCCCGCTCCCGCGCCTCCTCGCGCTCTACGACCCGGACACCTCCTCCGACTTCGGCCACGTCTTCCTCCCCAACGGCACCGGCCCCGAGCTCGgtacctccgccgccgtcgccgccgagagGGCGCCCACCATGTTCGACAACTGCATCCCCCTCTCGGAGACGGAGACCTACCGCCTCCGCTGGACGCTCAACGCCTCCGCCGGCACCGTCGATATCGGCCTCGAGGCGGCCATCGGCTCCGAGTACTACATGGCATTCGGGTGGGCGGATCCCAAGGCCAACTCCCCCGCCATGATCCACGCCGATGTAGTTGTCGCCGGCTTCACAGAGGAAGGTACGCCATTTGCCGAGGACTACTACATAAGCGACTACACCGAGTGCACCCTGGGGAAGGATGACTCGCCGGTGTCTGGGGTTTGCCCAGATAAGGTATATGAGGACGGGAAGAACGATTCAATCCTGGTGTATGGGCACCGGCGGGATGGAGTGTCCTTCGTGAGGTATGTTAGGAAGCTTGATTCTGAGGATGCCAAGTATGACGTGCCAGTGGGTGCTGCGGAGGAGATGGACGTGCTTTGGGCCTTTGGGAAGCTGCGGCCGCCGGACACGCTGCGGCAGCACTACCTCCCTCAAAGCCATGGGGGGCCAAGGGACACCACCTATGGGTTTGTCCGGTTGAATTTATCGGAGACAGTGGACACTTGCCTTGGACCATTGGACGCAGACAATAAGGAGGATCAGGAGAGGATTATCGCAGATAGGAAAACACCACTTGTGGTGACATCTGCTCCAGCGGTGCGCTACCCAAACCCACCAAACCCTGACAAGGTGCTTTACATCAACAAGAAGGAGGCGCCGCTGCTGAAGGTCGAGAGGGGTGTGCCAGTGAAGTTCTCAGTGCAGGCTGGGCATGATGTGGCACTCTATATCACTTCAGATCCGATTGGTGGGAATGCTACATTGCGGAATAAAACTGAGGTCATATATGCTGGTGGGCCTAATGCTCATGGTGTACTAGCAACCCCAAAAGTGCTTGTTTGGCTGCCTGATCGGAATACACCTGATCTAGTCTATTATCAGTCACTGTATGAACAGAAGATGGGATGGAAGGTTCAAGTGGTTGATGGAGGCCTTAGCGACATGTATAATAACAGTGTTCTTTTAGATGACCAACAGGTTACTTTGTTTTGGAGTCTGTCCCCGGATTCTATATCTATAGCAGCTCGTGGTGAGAAGAAAAGTGGGTACCTTGCTATTGGGTTTGGGAGTGGGATGGTGAATAGCTACGCCTATGTTGCTTGGGTCGGCAACGATGGGGTTGGGCGAGTAAAATCTTATTGGATTGATGGAAAGAGTGCAGCAGGTATCCACCCAACATCTGAGAATATCACATTTGTCCGGTGTAAGTCAGAAAATGGCATTATTACATTTGAATTCACCCGCCCTCTTAAACCTTCCTGTACCGGAAAGGTAGAATGCAAGAACATCATTGATCCAACCACACCCCTTAAGGTTGTCTGGGCCATGGGTGCAAGCTGGTCGGGAGATGATCTGACAGACAGTAACATGCATTCAGTCACAAGCAGTCGGCCTATACGAGTTCTGTTGTTGAGAGGTTCGGCTGAGGCAGAACAGGATTTGCGTCCTGTTCTGGCTGTTCATGGGTTTATGATGTTTGTTGCCTGGGGCATCTTGCTTCCCGGTGGAATAATGGCTGCCCGGTATTTGAAGAGCTTGAAAGGTGATGGGTGGTACCAAATACATGTCTACCTGCAGTATTCAGGAATTGCTATAATGTTTCTTGGCGTTCTTTTCGCTGCAGCTGAGCTCCGAGGCTTCTTTGTCAGCTCAGTGCATGTTAAGTTTGGTGTGCTGGCCCTATTATTGGCAGTTTTGCAGCCACTAAATGCTAAATTCCGGCCTAGTAAACCAGCTAATGGGGAGGTTCCATCTCGGAATCGGATCCTGTGGGAGTACCTGCATGTTATCACAGGCAGGTCGGCGATTATCGTCGGAATTGTGGCGCTTTTCACGGGAATGAAGCATTTAGGCCATAGGTACGACAGTGAGAATGTAGAGGAGCTCACTTGGGCCTTAATGCTGTGGGTGCTTTCAGTTATCGTTATTGTGCTGAGCTTGGAATATAAGGAGGTCAAAAGAATGAGCAGCAACAGAAGTGTCAGAGGGCACTGGGTACTAGGCAACACCGAGGAAGATGATTCGGTTGATCTTTTGCATCCTGACGGTACAGCCAGGAATTCGGATTCTAGTACTTCTGGTGTGATGGAGGTGCAGCTTGAACCTCTCAATAGATGA
- the LOC101763864 gene encoding transmembrane 9 superfamily member 8 — MRAPAMLRCAAALAVLLAVAAPAAGFYLPGVAPSDFGKGDPLQVKVNKLTSIKTQLPYTYYSLPFCKPTTIVDSAENLGEVLRGDRIENSPYVFQMREPKMCQIVCKATINEKEAKELKEKIEDEYRVNMILDNLPLVVPVIRQDRNSIAYQGGYHVGAKGQYAGSKDEKYFIHNHLSFTVKYHKDDDSELSRIVGFEVHPYSVKHQFDDKWNGVDTRLSTCDPHASKLVTSSESPQEVEADKEIIFTYDVKFEDSEIKWASRWDTYLLMTDDQIHWFSIVNSLMIVLFLSGMVAMIMLRTLYRDISRYNQLETQEEAQEETGWKLVHGDVFRPPTNSDLLCVYVGTGVQFFGMLLVTMVFAVLGFLSPSNRGGLMTAMLLVWVLMGLLAGYSSSRLYKMFKGSEWKKITLQTAFLFPGVAFVIFFILNALIWGEKSSGAVPFTTMFALVLLWFGISVPLVFVGSYLGFKKPAMEPPVKTNKIPRQIPEQAWYMNPIFTILIGGILPFGAVFIELFFILTSIWLHQFYYIFGFLFLVFAILIITCAEITIVLCYFQLCSEDYMWWWRSYLTSGSSALYLFLYAAFYFSTKLQITKLVSGILYFGYMLLASYAFFVLTGTIGFCACFWFTRLIYSSVKID, encoded by the exons ATGCGGGCGCCGGCGATGCTCCGGTGCGCCGCGGCGCTCGCGGtcctgctcgccgtcgccgcgccggccgccgggttCTACCTCCCCGGCGTCGCCCCGAGCGATTTCGGGAAG GGTGATCCGCTTCAAGTGAAGGTGAATAAGTTGACGTCGATCAAGACTCAACTCCCGTATACATATTACTCCCTTCCATTCTGTAAGCCAACTACCATAGTCGACAGTGCTGAGAATCTTGGTGAGGTTCTTCGTGGTGATCGCATTGAGAACTCTCCTTATGTG TTCCAAATGAGAGAGCCCAAGATGTGTCAGATTGTCTGCAAAGCAACCATCAATGAGAAAGAAGCCAAGGAGCTCAAGGAAAAGATAGAGGATGAATACCGTGTGAACAT GATTCTGGACAACCTCCCACTAGTTGTTCCTGTTATAAGGCAAGATAGGAACAGTATTGCTTATCAAGGTGGATATCATGTTGGTGCCAAAGGCCAGTATGCTGGC AGTAAGGATGAGAAATACTTCATCCACAACCATTTGTCATTTACAGTGAAGTATCACAAGGATGATGATTCAGAACTTTCCAGAATAGTGGGATTTGAGGTTCACCCATACAG TGTCAAGCATCAGTTTGACGATAAATGGAACGGTGTAGACACTCGCTTGAGCACTTGTGATCCTCATGCGAGCAAATTGGTAACTAGCTCGGAGTCTCCTCAGGAGGTTGAAGCTGACAAGGAAATCATATTCACATATGATGTTAAGTTTGAG GATAGTGAGATCAAGTGGGCTTCTCGTTGGGACACCTACCTGTTGATGACTGATGATCAGATTCACTGGTTTTCTATTGTGAACTCACTCATGATTGTGCTTTTCCTATCTGGTATGGTAGCGATGATAATGCTTCGCACTCTCTACAGAGATATATCTAGATACAATCAGCTTGAAACTCAAGAAGAAGCACAAGAGGAAACTGGCTGGAAGCTTGTTCATGGAGATGTGTTCCGTCCTCCAACCAACTCTGACTTACTTTGCGTTTATGTTGGCACTGGTGTCCAATTCTTTGGCATGCTGCTAGTTACGATGGTCTTTGCTGTGTTGGGTTTCCTTTCTCCATCAAACAGGGGAGGGCTGATGACTGCAATGCTTCTAGTCTGGGTTTTGATGGGGCTGCTTGCTGGCTATTCTTCTTCACGCCTCTACAAGATGTTCAAGGGTTCAGAGTGGAAAAAGATTACCCTGCAAACCGCTTTCCTGTTCCCAGGGGTTGCATTCGTTATTTTCTTCATCTTGAATGCTCTTATATGGGGGGAGAAGTCATCCGGTGCTGTTCCTTTCACCACAATGTTTGCCTTGGTCCTCCTCTGGTTTGGCATCTCAGTACCTCTTGTCTTTGTTGGGAGCTATCTTGGGTTCAAAAAACCTGCGATGGAACCTCCAGTGAAGACAAACAAGATTCCACGACAGATTCCTGAGCAAGCTTGGTACATGAATCCAATCTTCACCATTCTGATCGGTGGCATTCTCCCATTTGGAGCAGTTTTCATTGAACTCTTTTTCATCCTCACCTCCATCTGGCTGCACCAGTTCTACTACATCTTTGGCTTCCTCTTCCTTGTATTTGCTATCCTCATCATCACCTGCGCTGAGATCACAATCGTGCTCTGCTATTTCCAGCTCTGCAGTGAGGACTACATGTGGTGGTGGAGGTCTTACCTCACCTCAGGATCCTCCGCTTTATATCTCTTCCTGTACGCGGCTTTCTACTTCTCCACAAAGCTGCAGATTACAAAGCTGGTGTCTGGCATCTTGTACTTCGGGTACATGCTTCTCGCCTCCTATGCCTTCTTTGTGCTGACCGGCACAATTGGTTTCTGTGCCTGCTTCTGGTTCACAAGGTTGATTTACTCGTCAGTGAAGATCGATTAG
- the LOC101765206 gene encoding lamin-like protein, which translates to MSWLLAVAVLAGFAVDLSAATDHIVGANHGWNPNINYSLWSGNQTFYVGDLISFRYQKGTHNVFEVNETGYDNCTMDGVAGNWTSGKDFIPLPEARRYYFICGNGFCLQGMKVAITVHPLARNASSSNGSSGHGSSGAQGEASAAALGTRSAAWLPALAAAVAAIC; encoded by the exons ATGTCGTGGCTCCTGGCCGTCGCCGTGCTCGCCGGCTTCGCGGTTGATCTGTCGGCGGCGACGGACCACATCGTGGGCGCCAACCACGGGTGGAACCCCAACATCAACTACTCCCTCTGGTCCGGCAACCAGACCTTCTACGTCGGCGACCTCATCT CGTTCCGGTACCAGAAGGGGACGCACAACGTGTTCGAGGTGAACGAGACGGGGTACGACAACTGCACCATGGACGGGGTCGCCGGAAACTGGACCTCCGGCAAGGACTTCATCCCGCTCCCCGAGGCCCGCCGCTACTACTTCATCTGCGGCAACGGCTTCTGCCTGCAAGGCATGAAGGTCGCCATCACCGTCCACCCGCTCGCGCGCAACGCCTCCTCATCCAATGGCTCCAGCGGCCACGGCAGCTCCGGCGCGCAGGGAGaggcctccgcggcggcgctcgggacGAGGAGCGCCGCATGGCTGCCAGCGCTCGCGGCCGCCGTTGCTGCTATCTGTTAG